Proteins from one Xenopus tropicalis strain Nigerian chromosome 1, UCB_Xtro_10.0, whole genome shotgun sequence genomic window:
- the LOC100490840 gene encoding vomeronasal type-2 receptor 26: MCIEKQTDFLSYDGSLTLSFAFISVICFLMNEIIFGIFISYRDTPVVKANNRDLSFILLIAIKLSFLSVFLFLGHPVDITCMLRIITFGIPFSIAVSSLLAKTIMVCVAFKATKPGSSWRKWLGVKLSNSVVLFCSSIQIIICMTWLAISPPFQELDIHTSPGTIIIQCNEGSAIGFYSVIGYMGLLAAVSFVLAFLARSLPDSFNEAKYI; encoded by the coding sequence ATGTGTATTGAGAAACAAACTGACTTTCTCTCCTACGATGGCAGTTTGACTCTGTCCTTTGCTTTCATTTCTGTGATATGCTTTCTGATGAACGAAATTATATTTGGAATCTTTATTTCATATCGAGACACTCCAGTAGTAAAGGCCAATAATCGTGATCTGAGCTTTATTCTCCTCATtgccatcaagctgagcttcctcagtgtgtttctgttcctcggtcaccctgtggatataacctgcatgctgcgcatcatcacttttggaatccccttctccatagctgtctcttctctcctggccaagactatcatggtttgtgttgctttcaaagccaccaagccagggagctcatggagaaaatggctgggagtcaaactgtccaattctgtagtcttgttctgctcatccattcaaataatcatctgcatgacttggttggccatttctcctccctttcaggaactggacattcacacttcccctggaaccatcatcattcagtgcaatgagggctcagctattggcttttactcagtaattgggtatatggggcttctggcagctgttagttttgttttagcatttttagctcggagcttaccggacagttttaatgaggccaagtacatc